A stretch of Ipomoea triloba cultivar NCNSP0323 chromosome 11, ASM357664v1 DNA encodes these proteins:
- the LOC115995835 gene encoding uncharacterized protein LOC115995835 → MHDEMWDVITDGPIQILQVNPNRVATDPTSPEMIPKEKSLLTTEERTRVNLDNIAKDILYKALDESLFPRVRKCKNAKDIWDVLMLIGDGDEQEKENKLTIAMKKFEDFKLNPKESITEMEARFIKLLMEINDLDENKLTQKEISLKILQRLPKSWEMKVVAMRDHRDLKTTSTTQIFSDLKAYEFEKEALNDEEPETRNIALVANHQPSSSTPRSNTNPSSDFFTDDQMALFVRRFKRFMRKNQSYDNSDKARRMKYQSNDKASGSRTHEKDELQVLCYNCRKPGHFKAECTYPIVKKYQDEHNYKKNSGKYHHPKSVSNDADEEPSKNQKNDRRRKALAVEEKSREKNEESCTSSSSSESDSSEDEKGLLCLLSQEDSDKEMCFMADEEEVTSQNHSSNYSSESTYHENPREAFEKMMKSFYGIEDSHFKLKEENAKLLAER, encoded by the coding sequence atgcatgatgagatgtgggacgtGATAACTGATGGACCCATCCAGATACTACAAGTTAATCCCAATCGAGTTGCCACCGATCCAACATCACCAGAGATGATTCCAAAGGAGAAATCCTTACTTACTACCGAAGAGAGAACTCGAGTAAATCTCGACAACATAGCCAAGGATATACTCTACAAGGCGCTGGACGAATCCTTGTTTCCgagagtaagaaagtgcaagaaTGCAAAGGATATCTGGGATGTGCTCATGCTAATAGGTGATGGAGACGAacaagagaaggagaacaagctaacCATTGCCATgaagaaatttgaagatttCAAACTAAACCCAAAGGAATCCATAACTGAAATGGAAGCTCGGTTCATAAAGCTATTGATGGAGATAAATGATCTTGATGAGAATAAGCTAACACAAAAGGAGATAAGCTTGAAGATTCTCCAAAGACTGCCCAAAAGCTGGGAAATGAAAGTAGTAGCCATGCGGGATCATAGAGACCTCAAGACAACGAGTACAACACAGATCTTCAGTGATCTGAAGGCTTACGAGTTCGAGAAAGAAGCACTGAATGATGAAGAACCTGAAACAAGAAATATAGCTCTGGTTGCAAACCATCAAccttcatcatcaacaccaaGGTCTAACACTAATCCCTCATCTGATTTTTTCACTGATGATCAGATGGCTTTGTTTGTAAGAAGGTTCAAAAGATTCATGCGAAAGAATCAATCCTATGACAACTCGGATAAGGCGAGAAGAATGAAGTATCAAAGCAATGACAAGGCTAGCGGATCCAGAACTCATGAGAAGGATGAATTGCAAGTGTTGTGTTACAACTGCCGAAAACctggacacttcaaagccgaaTGCACATATCCCATAGTTAAGAAATATCAGGATGAGCACAACTACAAGAAGAATTCGGGAAAATATCACCATCCGAAGAGTGTGTCAAATGACGCTGACGAAGAGCCAAGCAAAAACCAAAAGAATGACAGACGAAGGAAGGCTCTGGCAGTAGAAGAGAAGTCAAGAGAAAAGAACGAAGAATCATGCACTTCCAGCTCAAGCTCAGAAAGTGACAGCtcggaagatgagaaaggactTCTTTGTCTTCTCAGTCAAGAGGACTCGGATAAAGAGATGTGTTTCATGGCtgatgaagaagaggtaacCTCACAAAACCACTCTTCTAATTACAGTTCCGAATCCACATATCATGAAAACCCTAGGGAAGcatttgagaaaatgatgaagAGTTTTTATGGTATTGAGGATTCACACTTCAAACTTAAAGAAGAGAATGCCAAGCTATTGGCAGAAAGATAA
- the LOC115995836 gene encoding uncharacterized protein LOC115995836, which translates to MMLMGSSEAAMCRAFFSTLAGGAQRWFTNLPSGSIGSFHELAMKFITCFMRGRRSKKHFTHLASLKQGKDETLMEFLVHWRTEEAEVDDMDDRSGIAMFISALRAGDLYKSLRRKTPRTYTSLMIKANRYAEAEEANRLKYLEEEGSKRSRTEGSSKSEGSMTSHPRRGREEGKTNTGNKSQAGSRMPPWAPAPPSDRTPHLVPFTPLRDPPNDILAYAEECHMVRTPDPRPDPPGVDMSKYCKYHRCHGHNTNDCQAWKKEIERLIQAGKLGNFIDWDRMARRDTRGRGATPQIQQNGKEKDRDESNRPVINVIFGGEALGEQAFVGAVDDRPTTKKPRREPIWFSDKDLPASSTAPKDALVISMVVNGAWVKKR; encoded by the coding sequence ATGATGCTGATGGGGTCGTCCGAGGCAGCCATGTGCCGAGCCTTCTTCTCCACGTTGGCAGGAGGAGCCCAGCGTTGGTTCACCAACCTCCCTAGTGGATCGATAGGTTCTTTTCACGAATTGGCGATGAAATTCATTACCTGCTTCATGCGGGGGAGGAGGAGTAAAAAACATTTCACACACCTCGCAAGCTTAAAGCAAGGAAAGGATGAGACCCTGATGGAATTCCTTGTCCATTGGCGAACGGAGGAGGCCGAAGTGGACGACATGGATGACAGGTCGGGCATTGCCATGTTCATCTCCGCCCTAAGAGCGGGGGACCTATATAAAAGCCTACGCCGCAAAACGCCGAGGACCTACACGTCGTTGATGATAAAAGCCAACCGTTATGCGGAGGCGGAGGAAGCGAACCGCCTAAAATACCTAGAGGAGGAAGGGAGCAAGAGGTCGCGAACGGAAGGGTCCTCGAAGTCCGAGGGTAGCATGACTTCCCACCCCCGAAGGGGCAGGGAAGAAGGGAAAACCAACACAGGGAACAAGTCCCAGGCGGGTTCCCGCATGCCACCCTGGGCACCAGCACCCCCCTCGGACAGGACGCCTCACTTGGTACCGTTCACTCCTCTGAGAGACCCGCCAAACGACATATTGGCTTATGCCGAAGAATGTCACATGGTGAGAACACCGGACCCGCGCCCCGATCCCCCAGGGGTGGACATGTCAAAATATTGCAAATACCATCGTTGCCATGGGCACAACACGAACGACTGCCAAGCGTGGAAGAAAGAAATAGAGAGACTGATACAGGCCGGCAAGTTAGGTAACTTTATAGATTGGGACAGGATGGCCAGAAGGGACACGCGGGGAAGGGGCGCAACACCCCAAATACAGCAAAACGGGAAAGAAAAGGATAGAGACGAATCCAATCGACCAGTAATTAATGTCATATTTGGAGGGGAAGCCTTGGGGGAACAGGCCTTCGTGGGGGCCGTCGATGACCGCCCGACCACGAAGAAGCCCCGACGGGAGCCCATCTGGTTCTCGGACAAAGACCTTCCTGCGAGCTCAACGGCCCCGAAGGACGCCCTCGTGATCTCGATGGTGGTTAACGGTGCTTGGGTAAAGAAGCGCTAG
- the LOC115995837 gene encoding 7-deoxyloganetin glucosyltransferase-like: MWKEEDCFLWLDSKNPKSIVYVNFGSLAVTSPDKVVELAIGLCKSQQNFLWIIRPELISGGDWSAILSPEFMDTIKGGGKGYVVGWCDQEQVLNHPSIGGFLSHCGWNSIVESITAGVAMICWSCFAEQQINRLCCCSQWGFGLEIDLDVNRENVESVVRELMEGEKGREVKQKAMFWKKRGEAATAMGGSSFVNLDKLIGQILLSDG; the protein is encoded by the coding sequence ATGTGGAAAGAAGAAGATTGTTTTTTGTGGCTGGATTCTAAAAATCCAAAATCGATAGTTTATGTAAACTTTGGTAGCTTGGCAGTTACCAGCCCTGATAAGGTGGTAGAGTTGGCAATTGGCCTATGCAAAAGCCAGCAAAACTTCTTGTGGATCATCCGCCCCGAACTCATTTCCGGCGGCGACTGGTCTGCAATTCTCTCTCCCGAGTTTATGGATACGATCAAGGGCGGCGGCAAAGGCTATGTGGTGGGTTGGTGCGATCAAGAACAAGTGTTGAACCACCCTTCCATCGGAGGGTTCTTAAGTCACTGTGGATGGAATTCAATTGTAGAAAGTATAACTGCGGGAGTGGCAATGATTTGTTGGTCATGTTTTGCCGAACAACAAATAAATCGATTGTGTTGTTGCTCTCAATGGGGGTTTGGTCTAGAGATAGACCTTGATGTTAATAGAGAGAATGTTGAAAGTGTCGTGAGAGAGCTAATGGAAGGAGAAAAGGGCAGAGAGGTGAAGCAGAAGGCAATGTTTTGGAAGAAGAGAGGTGAGGCAGCCACGGCAATGGGAGGCTCATCATTTGTGAATTTGGATAAGTTGATTGGGCAAATATTGTTGAGTGATGGCTGA